A single window of Rhizobium sp. SL42 DNA harbors:
- a CDS encoding CDP-alcohol phosphatidyltransferase family protein — translation METSDQTSGNQGAAPAPGLSHQSDNSARGPRLREIPLRLVVPNLITVLAICAGLTGIRLAFENRYELAVAMVLAAAFLDGIDGRIARMMKATSKFGAQMDSLADIINFGVAPALVLYVFVLDQARSLGWIAALIYAIAAGLRLARFNVMSERETKAPWQSEFFVGVPAPGGALLVLLPVYLGFLGVAPVGLFAYASTAYTIIIAYLLVSRLPVWSGKSGFGHIRRDLVFPMILGVVLYVALLMSFTWEVLVVTVILYLCSLPFGARSWHRRYGTLTIGEETAEKGLSEIDRGV, via the coding sequence ATGGAAACGTCAGACCAGACATCCGGCAACCAGGGAGCGGCGCCCGCTCCGGGCTTGTCCCATCAGTCGGACAACAGTGCCCGTGGCCCAAGGCTTCGGGAAATCCCCCTGCGATTGGTCGTGCCGAACCTGATCACGGTGCTGGCCATCTGCGCCGGACTGACCGGCATCCGGCTGGCGTTTGAAAACCGCTACGAACTGGCCGTCGCGATGGTGCTTGCAGCCGCCTTCCTCGACGGCATCGACGGGCGCATCGCCCGGATGATGAAGGCGACGTCGAAATTCGGCGCGCAGATGGATTCGCTGGCCGACATCATCAATTTCGGCGTGGCCCCTGCCCTTGTGCTTTATGTCTTCGTGCTCGACCAGGCCCGTTCGCTCGGCTGGATCGCGGCGCTGATCTACGCGATCGCGGCCGGGCTTCGACTGGCGCGTTTCAACGTCATGTCAGAGCGCGAAACCAAGGCCCCCTGGCAATCGGAGTTCTTCGTCGGCGTGCCGGCACCGGGCGGTGCCCTTTTGGTCCTTCTGCCGGTCTATCTCGGCTTCCTCGGCGTCGCACCCGTTGGTCTCTTCGCCTATGCCAGCACCGCCTATACGATCATCATCGCCTACCTGCTGGTCAGCCGCCTACCGGTCTGGTCGGGCAAATCCGGCTTCGGCCATATCCGCCGTGACCTGGTCTTCCCGATGATCCTCGGCGTGGTGCTGTACGTCGCCCTCTTGATGAGCTTCACCTGGGAAGTCCTTGTCGTCACGGTGATTCTCTATCTCTGCTCGCTGCCCTTCGGCGCACGCAGCTGGCACCGCCGCTATGGCACGCTGACGATTGGCGAGGAAACAGCCGAAAAAGGTCTGAGTGAGATCGATCGGGGCGTTTGA